A part of Misgurnus anguillicaudatus chromosome 6, ASM2758022v2, whole genome shotgun sequence genomic DNA contains:
- the tmem60 gene encoding transmembrane protein 60 has product MKMSLAQRVLLTWIFTLIFLIMLVLKLDEKIHWSWFLIFLPVWTFDVILLLMLIVKMAGRCKPVFDPRNGAENLKKRVWYLVAMLLKLAFCLMLCAKLERLMDVLVSSVCVPLWALLIGALVELGYNVFHFRRD; this is encoded by the coding sequence ATGAAAATGTCCCTCGCCCAGAGAGTTCTCCTGACATGGATCTTCACGTTGATCTTCCTCATTATGCTGGTCCTGAAGCTGGACGAGAAAATCCACTGGAGCTGGTTCCTTATCTTCCTTCCTGTCTGGACCTTCGATGTCATTCTCCTCCTCATGCTCATTGTCAAAATGGCAGGCCGCTGCAAGCCGGTGTTCGACCCTCGCAACGGGGCAGAGAACTTGAAAAAGCGTGTGTGGTACCTCGTGGCCATGCTGCTTAAACTGGCGTTCTGTCTGATGCTGTGTGCCAAACTAGAAAGACTAATGGATGTGTTGGTGAGCTCGGTGTGCGTACCGCTGTGGGCACTGCTAATAGGGGCATTGGTGGAGCTGGGGTACAACGTTTTTCACTTCAGAAGAGACTGA